The Pedobacter frigiditerrae genomic sequence AATACTAAAATAATTAGTAAATAAATCCCGAATTAAATTATAAATTTGTTAAAAAGTAATTTTGAAAAATAATCAATTAATTAAGCTATTAACCCGACTAGGACTGGAAAATACTGTTTTCTTTAGGACAGAAGATAGCAATACTTATTTTTTTGATTTCCATATAGACGTTAAAAGCAAGTTGGATACTATAAAGCCCGATGCCGTTTACGTTTTTAATAAGCAGCCCTTTATTTTATTTTTTGATTTAATAGGAGACGATGACGTTGCTAGAGAAAATGAAATACATAAAAAGGTATGGTCTTTTGATAATTCTCCAGTTATTTTTATAGTTAAAAGTTCAACTATTCAAATCTTTAATGCATTAAATTATATTAAAAATAAAGAAGGTAATGGTGGCGAGCTTGAAGAAATAAATTTGACTGATGAAGAGCGTGATGTCAGGTTTTCTTTTTGGAATTTGCAAAGTGGGGAAACATGGAAATGGTTTCAGAACGATTATTTAGAAAACACGAAGAAAAGAGAAACAAGAAAAAGGGTTAATGAAAGGCTGTTCCAAAATATTAAAGAGGTAAGGTATTATTTGACAGATACAAATAACTTGAACCATTTGCATGACAAACAAGCAAACTCTCTAATATTAAGATTAATTTTTATTCGCTATTTGATTGATAGAGGTATTAAAATAGATAATGGTTTTATTTCGGGAGAAACAACCAATGATAAGAGAAAGAGTTTTAGTAATATAATAAAGCAACCAAAACGCTTAAAAGAGCTTTTTGCTAATTTAAATGACAAGTTTAACGGAGTATTATTTAGGGAGTTTGATATTCAACTTGATCAAACACATTCAGATTATCTTGCGAATGTTTTTAAAGGTGAATTACAAGAACAAGGAACATTATTTGAGGGATACTTTTTTGAAATTTTTGATTTTTCAATAATTCCTGTGGAAGTAATTTCCGGGATTTATGAATCTTTGATAGATGAAGAAACGAGAGAACTTAATTCTGCTGTTTATACTCCCTCATTCTTAGTTGACTATATTTTAAGCGATACGGTTGAAGATTATCTAAATAAATCTCAGTCTTCTGAATGTACAATATTTGAGGTTGCCGTAGGTTCTGGAATTTTTCTTGTTCAGTCATTGCGAAGGATGATTGAAAAAGAGATTGAGTTAAATGGTAAAGATGACAAAGAAGCATTTAGTAATAAGATAAGAGATATTGCTAAGCGTAATCTTTTTGGGATAGATATTAATAGAGAGGCATTAAAGGTTACTTGTTTTTCAATTTATATTGCCTTGTTAGATTATCAGGAGCCAAAAGATGTTGAACAATACCCATTTCCAAATTTTTTAGATGAAAATTTATTTGAAGCGAATTTCTTTAATACAGCACATGAATTTAATAAGGTAATTAAACAAAGTTGTCCAAAATTTATTTTAGGAAATCCACCTTGGAAAAGTAAAAAGGATGATATTGTACATACAAGCTGGTTAAAGCATAACAAAAAAATTGTTGGTAGATTCGAGATTGCGCAATCTTTCCTATTAAGAACAAAAGATTTTATGCAAGGTGATACTCGTGCAGCATTAATTGTAACAAGTACTATTTTTTATAACGTCTCAAAAACTACAAAGAAGTTCAAGAATGAGTTTTTAACAACTTATTGCATTGACAAATTCTTTGATTTATCTCCAGTAAGAAGATTAATCTTTGAACAGAAAAACAGTCCTGCAACTGTTATTTATTACAGGCTTTCTCAGGAAAAAGAATATTTGAATAATGTCATAGATCACCAATCTGTAAAATCAAATCGGTTTTTAAAATATTTTAAGATGTTAGTCATTGAGAAATTTGACCAAAAAAAAATATTGCAAAAACATTTTATAGACAATGACTGGATGTTTAAAGTTGCCCTATATGGTAACACTATGGATTTTATCTTAATTAGTAAATTATATTCATTAAAAACCACTAGCGTTCAAGAGTTAATTGATAATAATGTTCTGTTTAAAGGTGCGGGTATAGAAAGGGGCAAAGATCCAAAACCTTATTACGAATTATTAGGGTTGCCCATTATAGAAAACAGTGAAATAAAACAAGATTATTCCGGAATTTGGAAAACAAAAGCTTTGACGGAAAAAGACATCCATCTGTCAAGGGGAAGGAATAAAAATATATTTATAGGAAGTAAAATATTATTTAAAGAACAGGCTTTTAATGAAAGTGAACCTTTAGTATCATATACTAAAGAAGATTTAGTTTTTAGAAAGGGAATTTTTTCAATTTCCTCTAAAGATGATAATTATATTAAAGTTCTTTATACCTTTTTTAAATCAGACTTAACATGCTATTTTCTCTATTTGATATCTGCAGCATGGGGTGTTGGAACTAGACCTGCTGTGAGGTTTGATGAAGAATTTCTTGATTTACCCTTTATTGAACCAACCACTGAAACAAAAACAAGATTAATTAGTCTGGCAAATCAGTTTTTGGAGCCAAACAAAAAGTTTTTTAATCAATTTAATTTAGGTGAGCCTGAAAGAAATGAAAAAATATTAAACGAAATCAATTCAACGATTAACAATTTATATAAAATTAAAGAGCACGAAAAGGATCTTATTAATTATGTATTGGATGTATCGAGATTTCAATTTCAAGAAAGCAAACAACATTTATTCACAAGGGCAATAGACTCCAATGAAGCCTTTATTGAAAAATATGCAAATGTATTTATACAAGAATTCGAAAATATTTATGATGAAGAATTTTTGCAAGTTGAGGTTTATCCTTTAAATTATTTTATTGCTTTAAATTTTATCTTTTTAGGCTCAAAACCAAAAAAAACCATTATTTATCCAAATGATAAAGATGAAAAGGAAGTTCTGAAAAAATTAGCAAATAATTTAAGCATAGAGCAAATTACAAATACCCAAGACCCAACAAAAAATTTATTTGTGCAGAAAGATATTAAAGGTTTTGAAAAAAACTCATTTTACATAATTAAGCCAAACGAATATAAATGCTGGCATAGGGCAATAGCTTGGTATGATGTAGCAGAATTTAAAGAAGCTATAGAATTAGCAGAACTGCACAGTTTAAAAGACCAAATAAATGACTAATGCTTCCAACTTCATACAACACAGAAAAAATATATTTTCTGTAACTGATAAAAGGATAAAGACTATCTTATGGTATATAATTGAATGTAACAATCTTTTTTTAAAAAACACCATTAACCCCTATTCCAAAAAATGGGTTGCAACCAATACGACCATTTCATTTGAAGATTACTTAAAATTCGAACTCATTGATAATTATTTAGTTAAAAACAAACATCTTTTGAATGGAAGGCTTTCGGTTTTAGAGAATATTAATTTTTCCGCCGAAACTCAAAAAAGGTATATTGATAGTGATGGAAAGCAAAAGCCTGATAAAATAGACATCTATATCAATAAAATAGGATTACAAAAAGAATGGAATGAGAATGATGAAAATATATACTTTGCAGTGGAGTGTAAAAGAATAAAGATACTTTCTGACACTAAAAACTACATACTCGATATTTCCAAATTTTGCAGTCGAAATCACTCTAATTTAAGATTGCCGTTCGAAGGACAGATAGGCTTTATAGAAAATTCAAAGCTTAATCATCTACATATTTCTGGTGAAATAAACAATGAGCTAAAAAAAGGGTCAACCATTAATACTACAAGCCCCCTAAAAAGCATTGACCTCCACAGTAATTTTGATGGTGGATATTCATCCTCTCACAAGAAAAGCTTTGATAACTATGATATTTTTTCTATCTATCATCTACTTTTTGATTACTCCGCAGTTGTGACTGAGTAATTTAATTTAAGCAAATATTATCGTTATGCATTTTAGCACTTAAAATTTGCGTAATATTTGCCCTTTTGTTAAAGCTGATAACTTTACCACTTAGATATATGTTCGTTGCACTTAGGGCTTTAAAATTGTCTTAAATTGTTAACTCCGAGAAAGCACCCATTCATCTACTAAAGAAGGAAAAAAGCGAAGTTGATTTCCGAATTTAATATAGGGCATACCTTCAGCCATACGCCTTCTTAGAGCCATCTTGCTTGTGCCAAACCTTTTAAGCATCTCGGAAAAGGTAAGCCATTCCTTTGGCGGTTCTATTGCTTTGCTTTCAACTATTATATGTTTTTTTACATAATTTATGTATTTTGAGGGCTCAAATCACCCAAATATTAACACAATGAACAACGAATCTTCGAGGCGGTTATTCTTGAAACAAGCCTTACTGGCATCTGCGGCAATTGCAGCACCTAATTTATTAATGGCGAATGGCAAATGGATTGGGCCTGCCGATAAGGTTAACATCGCCTTTATAGGAATTGGTAATCGAGGAGCAGAAATTGCCCTAGAGTTATACAAAACTGGTTTGGCCAATGTTGTTGCCTTATGTGATGTAGATATGGGTGCGCCACAAACATTACAAATTTTAAAACAGTTTCCAGATGTGCCCCGTTTTCAAGATTTTAGACAGATGTTTGATAAAATGGGCAAGCAAATTGAAGCGGTATCTATTGGTGTTCCAGATTTTGCTCATTTTCCTATCACCATGATGGCAATGGGCTTAGGTATCCATGTTTATACCGAAAAGCCTATGGCTCGTACTTTTAATGAAGTAGAGCTCATGATGAAAGCAGCTGAGAAATATCCTAAGGTGGTAACACAGATGGGTAATCAGGGGCACTCTGAAGCTAATTATTTTCAATACAAAGCTTGGGTAGATGCAGGTATCATTAAAGATGTAACTGCAATTACAGCACACATGAATTCATCTAGGCGTTGGCATGGATGGGATACAAAAATAAAATCTTTCCCAGCGGCAGAACCTAAACCTGGAACATTAAACTGGGACATTTGGCAGATGGCTACCGATAACCATAACTACAATAAAGATTTCGTGAATGGGCAATGGCGCTGCTGGTACGATTTCGGAATGGGAGCATTGGGCGATTGGGGTGCGCATATTTTAGATACATCACATCAGTTCCTTAATCTTGGTTTGCCTTATGAGGTAAAACCGAAGAAATTAACAGGACATAATGATTTCTTCTACCCAACTTCTACCACGCTATCTTTCAAATTTCCTAAACGTGGAGAAATGCCACCATTAGAAATTAGTTGGTACGATGGCGTTGACAATTTGCCGCCTATACCTGCAGGTTACGGTGTATCTGGTCTCGACCCAAATATTCCGCCTCCAAGTACAGGTGCCATACAACCAGCAAAACTTAATCCCGGTAAAATCATTTATAGTAAAGACCTTACTTTTAAAGGAGGTTCGCATGGCAGTACTTTATCTATCATTCCAGAAGAAAAAGCAAAAGGGATGGCTGCTAAGTTGCCGCAAGTTCCTAAAAGCCCATCTAACCACTTCGCCAATTTCTTACTGGCTTGTAAAGGGCAAGAACAAACTCGTTCTCCATTTGCAATAGCAGGACCTTTAAGCCAAGTATTCTGCCTAGGCGTTTTAGCGCAATGGACTGGTGATAAATTGAAATTTGATAGAGAGAAAAAAGTAATTACTAATAATAGAAAAGCTAATGAATTGCTAGTAGGCCCACCGCCACGTAAGGGTTGGGAGCAATATTATAAGATATAAATATTTTCTTAAGGTAAATAACAAGCATCAATCTGATAAAGGTTGGTGCTTGTTTTGTATTAACACCTTAATTTGGCTATTATAGTTAGTTAGAAAGAACTTTTACAATTACTTTTTTGGTTTTTTGATTTGTTCCAGGTTCTGAATAAATATTTCTTGCTGTGGATAAGGAATTTTAACCTTATTTTCTTTCAAGCCATTGGCAATTGCCATGATGATATCACTCTTAACTGCCGAAGCCTCCTTAAAATCCTTAACCCAAAAATAAAGCTTTAAATCTATAGAACTACTGCCAAACTGATCGTAGTTAATAGTTGGAGCGGGTTTTTTTAAAATCCGTTCCTCTTCATCAAAAATGGTATTTAATAAAGTTTTTACCAAATCAAGGTCCGAATCGTAGTCAATTCCAAGTGCAATTGATACACGTCTTCTATTTCCGGCTAACGACCAATTAATCAGATGTGAGTTTAGCAAATCGCCATTGGGCATTACTACATCTGCACCATCCCAAGTAGTAATTACACTACTTCTAAACCCTACTGATTTCATTGTACCAGCCTGTCCGTCTATGTCAACAATATCGCCAACATTTACTGGCTTTTCGAAAGCAATGATCAATCCACTTACTAAATTATTTACAATGTTCTGTAAACCAAAACCAATACCTACTCCAAGAGCACCAATCACAATCGTAATTCTATCTAACGGAATTCCTGCTGCGGCAATGGCAAGAAAAAGCCCGATGCTTAAAATCATTATCCTAATTAAAAGCAACCAACTCCCAATGCCATGCATTACAGTGTGATCTTCCCTGTCATGCGCCAAATGTTTATCTGATGCAAAAAAGGATACAATTTTTGAGATGACCACAGAAACCCCCATGATAACGAAAAATAATAGCAGCCCATTAATGCTAAAAGTATAATCGCCCAAGGTTCGTTCTTTAACAAAGAACTCTGTCAAAGGCGTAACCATGTATTCAAAACCAGCAAAATTACGCCCGAATAAGATTAGCCATCCAAATACCAATAGCGCATAAAAACCTGATGGCACTTTTTTCCCTAGCTTGTCGAAATTGAGATAAAATAGTTTTTTGTCTTGTTGGGTATAAACATTAAAAGCCAGAAATAAACCTTCATTAATTAGCCTTAATGTCCAAAGGAATAAAATAGCGACCACTACATTTAAGTAGCCACTAATAAGTAAGGTTTTTGATAGATTGTACCTGCCAAACATATTTGCTAGTGTTGAGCCAAATTCCAAAATGGTCATCAGCCCAATAGATATCACAATCAACTTTTCCCTAAGATCTTGTTTTTTTCCTTTTAGGAGGATGAATATTCCAGCAATTGCTCCTGCTAACGAAATGATAATCATGTACCATCTTTCAACTCGCGAAGCTTGAAGAATAAGATTGTCGGCAGCGGTAATTAAAAAAAATGCCACCATAAGCAGCCATACGCCCATCCAATAACGAGTAATAAACTTATGGAAAAGAAAGGTTAAGCTAAGGCAAGAGATTGCCCAAAATATAACATTAAGAATAAATGGAGGCGAAAAGAAAATAAATTGGCCAATGTTTACCACCAAAAGCAAAGCCGATAGAAATGGATACCGGAGCACCAACTGACCCTCGAAATTATTAACCAAAAGATTATTTTCTCTGTAGATTGATTTTAGCGAACGCAAATAAAGGAAAGATGCCATAACCAGTAACGCAAGAATAAATAGCTTTCCAAGATTGTTTTCTAAGTAAAAAACAAGTGTTAGGTTGCCTTTTGCTACAGCCTGATTTAAGATTTCCTTAAAAGGCCGAACATAAGAGGCTTTATCCCAGATATTGGCAAATTCTCTTCTAAAAGTGTTTTTTGCCATGTCACGCTGATAGCCTAAAATCTCTTCCTGATTGGTTTGCAGATTAAAAACCAGTAAATTGGTTCTGTTGAGCATCTCTTGGGTGTGTATGCTCTTTTGTTTAATAGCACTGTCTATAGGTACTTCTTGATAAGCAACTACCCTAATCTGCTGGATATATTTAGCCAGCGTTAATGAATCGTTTGAAAATTTAAACAGTTCTGGAATACTGAGTAACGAATCCAATTGGTAACGGAAAGTATTAAGTTCTTTTTGGCGTAAATCTAACGTAACCTTAATCCTCGTGGCTTTAACCTGTAGCTCTGTTAAAATTTTAGCTGTAGCCGTAAGGTTCCTAAAAGTCTGGGCACTTCCCTTGTTTGTAATTACACCGTCGATAGCCGTGTTCAAATCTTTTTCGATTCCATCAAGACTTGATTTTATGCTTGCGGTATCGTTTGATGTATTTAGATAAATTTTAGCTTTTTGAAGGTTTCTTTTAACTTCTTCGAAAATTCTATTCTGGGTAAGCACAGCTTTATCTGCCTCAAAATCCTTAGCGCTTCTACTTGCCGACCGTTTTGCAAAAAGCTGCATTTTCTCTACAAAAGTGATTACGCTATCTTTAACTGTTGAGTCTTTTAAAGCTGTTTTTTGCTGTGCAATAAGGAGCCCTGGCGCAAGCAAGAAAAACGTGAGGCATACACTGAGGCGAGAAAATAATTTCATATCCACCATTTAATGGTTTTACAATAAGGAGATATGGACAAGTTAGCAAAAAACCCGTAGTTTTTTATTTGCACTCTTAATAATTTGGCTTTTCATTATGGCAATTGATTTTCTTAGAAAAAGTAAAATATGCCTTCTATGTATTAAGAAGCTATTAAATTTACTGTCAAAAGCCATTATATGTTTTGACATCTAATTTTAATCAATTATATTTACTTGTATCAATTTTATCCCTATGAAAAAAAATTACTTCCTCTTGCTGTTGGTTTTTGTATCATTAAATGTGTTTGCACAAACAGGCGTTAAACCTAAAATAGATGTCGTTGTTAAGGCAAACGGCGAAGAAATGAAAGGCAAAGTAACTAAGGTTACTGATAACGACATCAGCTTTATTTATGCTGGCGAAACAGCTGAGTATGTTGTCAAAAAATCGGATATTTCAAAAATTACCTATTCTAGTGGAAGGGTAGAAACACTTGGTCAGGCTGCTTTGCCAGCACAAGAACGCCAAAAAGAAACAGTGACAATGGCCGCTTCACCTGCTGATCATCACAATAAGATTGCAGTATTGCCATTCACATTTTTAATGGAAAATCAGCCAGGTGCAGATGCAGTTGGTTATAAAGCACAAGAAGATACTTATGGCTTTCTTTCTCAGCACAGTGCTGGATATACTTTATTGGACCCACGAACAACTAATGCTTTGTTAAGTAAAGCAGGAGTAACAAGAGATAAAATGATGAACTTCACGATGAAGGAAATCTGCGATATTTTAGGTGTAGAATATGTAATTGATGGTTCGGTAACACAGAATAAAGGGTACCAGACCAGCACAACAAGTGTAGGCACAAATACCAAGGTTAAAAGAGACGGCGATGATAAACTAAAAGGTATGTCTTCATCAGGATCGAGTTATAGCAGTGCTGCTCAAAGATATGATGTAGCCGTAAGCCTCCACATTTACATGGACAACAATGCAAGTATTTATAATCAAAGCCATAAAGCTTTTTTAAGTAGTACCGATGGTGGTTATACTAGTCCATTAGAATATTTACTGAAAAGATGCCCGTTGTATAGGAAGTAGGGTTTTTAACAACTGTTGATAGAATCTTAAAAGCACCAATCTGATAAAGGTTGGTGCTTTTTTATAAACATAGCCCTAGATACTTTATAATACATTCAAGTATCATTTATAACACAATCCCTCAAACCCTTGCATTTCTCTGTCAAACAATGGATTATTGTTTAACCAATTGTTGTCATGAAAAATCTTTTGTCGTTAAGCTTTGCAACCTTGTTTTGTTTTTTAACATTAGGTTCCGTTGCACAAACTAATCAGTCGGTTACCATTACTGAAGATGGACTTACCTATACCATGTCTAATGGTTACTTAACTTTAAAGATTGATAAACGAACAGCAGATTTAATTTCTGTAAAAACAACCAATTCGGTTAGCCCCAATGTAGAGTTGATGGGTTATGTTTCTGGGCATCA encodes the following:
- a CDS encoding Eco57I restriction-modification methylase domain-containing protein — encoded protein: MKNNQLIKLLTRLGLENTVFFRTEDSNTYFFDFHIDVKSKLDTIKPDAVYVFNKQPFILFFDLIGDDDVARENEIHKKVWSFDNSPVIFIVKSSTIQIFNALNYIKNKEGNGGELEEINLTDEERDVRFSFWNLQSGETWKWFQNDYLENTKKRETRKRVNERLFQNIKEVRYYLTDTNNLNHLHDKQANSLILRLIFIRYLIDRGIKIDNGFISGETTNDKRKSFSNIIKQPKRLKELFANLNDKFNGVLFREFDIQLDQTHSDYLANVFKGELQEQGTLFEGYFFEIFDFSIIPVEVISGIYESLIDEETRELNSAVYTPSFLVDYILSDTVEDYLNKSQSSECTIFEVAVGSGIFLVQSLRRMIEKEIELNGKDDKEAFSNKIRDIAKRNLFGIDINREALKVTCFSIYIALLDYQEPKDVEQYPFPNFLDENLFEANFFNTAHEFNKVIKQSCPKFILGNPPWKSKKDDIVHTSWLKHNKKIVGRFEIAQSFLLRTKDFMQGDTRAALIVTSTIFYNVSKTTKKFKNEFLTTYCIDKFFDLSPVRRLIFEQKNSPATVIYYRLSQEKEYLNNVIDHQSVKSNRFLKYFKMLVIEKFDQKKILQKHFIDNDWMFKVALYGNTMDFILISKLYSLKTTSVQELIDNNVLFKGAGIERGKDPKPYYELLGLPIIENSEIKQDYSGIWKTKALTEKDIHLSRGRNKNIFIGSKILFKEQAFNESEPLVSYTKEDLVFRKGIFSISSKDDNYIKVLYTFFKSDLTCYFLYLISAAWGVGTRPAVRFDEEFLDLPFIEPTTETKTRLISLANQFLEPNKKFFNQFNLGEPERNEKILNEINSTINNLYKIKEHEKDLINYVLDVSRFQFQESKQHLFTRAIDSNEAFIEKYANVFIQEFENIYDEEFLQVEVYPLNYFIALNFIFLGSKPKKTIIYPNDKDEKEVLKKLANNLSIEQITNTQDPTKNLFVQKDIKGFEKNSFYIIKPNEYKCWHRAIAWYDVAEFKEAIELAELHSLKDQIND
- a CDS encoding Gfo/Idh/MocA family protein, producing the protein MNNESSRRLFLKQALLASAAIAAPNLLMANGKWIGPADKVNIAFIGIGNRGAEIALELYKTGLANVVALCDVDMGAPQTLQILKQFPDVPRFQDFRQMFDKMGKQIEAVSIGVPDFAHFPITMMAMGLGIHVYTEKPMARTFNEVELMMKAAEKYPKVVTQMGNQGHSEANYFQYKAWVDAGIIKDVTAITAHMNSSRRWHGWDTKIKSFPAAEPKPGTLNWDIWQMATDNHNYNKDFVNGQWRCWYDFGMGALGDWGAHILDTSHQFLNLGLPYEVKPKKLTGHNDFFYPTSTTLSFKFPKRGEMPPLEISWYDGVDNLPPIPAGYGVSGLDPNIPPPSTGAIQPAKLNPGKIIYSKDLTFKGGSHGSTLSIIPEEKAKGMAAKLPQVPKSPSNHFANFLLACKGQEQTRSPFAIAGPLSQVFCLGVLAQWTGDKLKFDREKKVITNNRKANELLVGPPPRKGWEQYYKI
- a CDS encoding mechanosensitive ion channel domain-containing protein, with the protein product MKLFSRLSVCLTFFLLAPGLLIAQQKTALKDSTVKDSVITFVEKMQLFAKRSASRSAKDFEADKAVLTQNRIFEEVKRNLQKAKIYLNTSNDTASIKSSLDGIEKDLNTAIDGVITNKGSAQTFRNLTATAKILTELQVKATRIKVTLDLRQKELNTFRYQLDSLLSIPELFKFSNDSLTLAKYIQQIRVVAYQEVPIDSAIKQKSIHTQEMLNRTNLLVFNLQTNQEEILGYQRDMAKNTFRREFANIWDKASYVRPFKEILNQAVAKGNLTLVFYLENNLGKLFILALLVMASFLYLRSLKSIYRENNLLVNNFEGQLVLRYPFLSALLLVVNIGQFIFFSPPFILNVIFWAISCLSLTFLFHKFITRYWMGVWLLMVAFFLITAADNLILQASRVERWYMIIISLAGAIAGIFILLKGKKQDLREKLIVISIGLMTILEFGSTLANMFGRYNLSKTLLISGYLNVVVAILFLWTLRLINEGLFLAFNVYTQQDKKLFYLNFDKLGKKVPSGFYALLVFGWLILFGRNFAGFEYMVTPLTEFFVKERTLGDYTFSINGLLLFFVIMGVSVVISKIVSFFASDKHLAHDREDHTVMHGIGSWLLLIRIMILSIGLFLAIAAAGIPLDRITIVIGALGVGIGFGLQNIVNNLVSGLIIAFEKPVNVGDIVDIDGQAGTMKSVGFRSSVITTWDGADVVMPNGDLLNSHLINWSLAGNRRRVSIALGIDYDSDLDLVKTLLNTIFDEEERILKKPAPTINYDQFGSSSIDLKLYFWVKDFKEASAVKSDIIMAIANGLKENKVKIPYPQQEIFIQNLEQIKKPKK